The nucleotide window CGGTTGAATTCAGCTGATGTTGAAATCCTGTCGATTTCATCAATAAGCTGCGAAACCTCAACCTGAATCTGCGCACGGTCGGCATTGGAATAAATCCCATTTGCAGCCTGTACCGATAGCATCCGGATTCTTTGCAGAATATCATTGATCTGCTGGAGTGACCCTTCAGCAACCTGAATAAACGAAAGCCCGTTTTCGGCATTTCGTTCAGCCTGGAACAAACCATTAATCTGCGTCCTCATTTTTTCGGACACAGCAAGCCCTGAAGCATCATCACCAGCCCTGTTAATCTGCTGGCCGGATGCCAATCGCTCAATGGACTTATCCATTCGCGATGAGACGATCTTAAGCTGCCTGTTAGCGAATATAGCGCTTAAGTTGTGATTGATTCTCATAAACTCTCCCTCCCTTGAACGTTAGCAGGATATCCCAGTATTTCTTTTGAGATATCTCTGGTTTTTCGGTATGTTCATCATGAACATACCGGACCCTTTTTGGGTCAGGGGTGTACTCCCCAATGTTGCCCGGACTGCCCATCATCCAGACCTCATCAGCTGCCATAATTCCGGCAGCCGGTGACGCCCTCCCTTCATCACCGGCCGCCAGATCAAGCAGCCGAATAAAAAGGACAGCCCCGGGATAATCGTCCAGGGAGAGTGAGAATCATCACATGAGTTTTCAAAGAACCGTTTAACGTGTCCCCTGCGTTATACAAGTAAACGCAACACCGATTGGGGTTGTAAATTAGCCTGTGCTAACATCGCAGTGCCCGACTGCACAAGGACTGTGTTCTTGGTAAATTCCACCATTTCTTCAGCCATATCAGTATCACGAATACGAGATTCTGATGCCTGAACGTTTTCATAGGCGGTCATAAGCCCTTTTGCAGTATGCTCAAGCCTATTGTAATAGGCACCCAAGTCAGCACGCTGCTTGGAAAGCTTCTGCAAAGCAGCATCCATTACACCTATAGTTGCATTTGCACCACCTGGTGATGTCAGTGTGATAGCAATCTTACCCGTAGCATCTTTCATCTTGAAAGCCTGGGCTGTCATGGTTCCAATGAAAACCCTCACGCGCTGATTGGCATTAGGACCCATATGGAACCACATGCTAGACTTTGGATTGATCTTGGAGAATTCACCAGTCAATATCTTGAACCGGTTGAATTCTGCCTGTGATGCTATACGGTCCACTTCATCAACCAGAGCAGATACTTCA belongs to Spirochaetota bacterium and includes:
- a CDS encoding flagellin, producing the protein MIINHNMSAVNANRTLKFTQWSVNKSMEKLSSGERINRAGDDASGLAVSEKMRTQIQGLRQAERNTEDGMSFVQTAEGYLAQTAQIIQRIRVLAVQAANGIYTNADRQLIQVEVSALVDEVDRIASQAEFNRFKILTGEFSKINPKSSMWFHMGPNANQRVRVFIGTMTAQAFKMKDATGKIAITLTSPGGANATIGVMDAALQKLSKQRADLGAYYNRLEHTAKGLMTAYENVQASESRIRDTDMAEEMVEFTKNTVLVQSGTAMLAQANLQPQSVLRLLV